In the Ruminococcus sp. OA3 genome, one interval contains:
- the dapA gene encoding 4-hydroxy-tetrahydrodipicolinate synthase: MKKVIFKGVGTALITPMRDDGSINYPVFKELIEMQIRGDADALIIAGTTGEGSTLTDKEHIELVEYAVRCVNKRIPVIAGAGSNNTSHAVYLSKECEHVGADALLHVTPYYNKASQQGLFLHFSECAKASQLPVILYNVPSRTGVNIFPATYKRLSEIDNIVAAKEASGNFSQMAKIASLCKDNLAIYSGNDDQITSALALGAKGVISVLSNILPRETHDICESYFQGNSEESDNLQLKYLELIEALFLDVNPIPVKQAMREMGYNVGHCRLPLCDMDSTMAEKMSAVLYRYGLLKNRERPGSVTIHRPGYAGAIPTRNL, encoded by the coding sequence ATGAAAAAAGTGATATTTAAAGGTGTGGGAACAGCACTTATAACACCAATGAGAGATGACGGATCAATTAATTATCCGGTATTTAAAGAACTGATTGAAATGCAGATCAGGGGAGATGCGGATGCCCTTATTATTGCGGGCACAACAGGAGAGGGTTCTACGCTTACGGATAAAGAACATATAGAACTGGTAGAATATGCTGTCCGCTGTGTGAATAAAAGAATTCCGGTAATCGCAGGTGCCGGAAGCAACAATACATCTCACGCTGTATATCTTTCAAAAGAGTGCGAACATGTGGGGGCAGATGCGCTGCTTCATGTGACACCATATTATAATAAAGCTTCACAGCAGGGGCTGTTTCTACATTTTTCAGAATGTGCGAAGGCGTCACAGCTTCCGGTCATTCTTTATAATGTACCATCAAGGACCGGTGTCAATATATTTCCCGCGACATATAAGAGGCTGAGTGAGATCGACAATATTGTGGCTGCGAAGGAGGCCAGCGGAAATTTTTCACAGATGGCTAAGATTGCATCACTCTGCAAAGATAACCTTGCGATTTATTCCGGCAATGATGATCAGATTACATCTGCGCTGGCATTGGGAGCCAAAGGAGTAATTTCTGTATTGTCCAACATTCTGCCCAGAGAAACACATGACATTTGCGAGTCATATTTTCAGGGAAACAGTGAAGAAAGTGATAATCTGCAGCTGAAATACCTGGAATTGATCGAAGCATTGTTTTTGGATGTAAATCCTATTCCTGTCAAACAGGCGATGAGGGAAATGGGATATAATGTAGGTCACTGCCGCCTTCCACTTTGCGATATGGATTCAACGATGGCAGAAAAGATGTCTGCAGTGCTTTATCGATACGGTTTGCTGAAGAACAGGGAAAGACCAGGATCTGTTACCATTCACCGCCCGGGATATGCGGGAGCGATACCGACGCGGAATCTGTAG
- a CDS encoding CorA family divalent cation transporter → MRYRLNRQIIKLRPEEKTAEGEALIEVLTKEEYEQQMTAGHEDRLFLQSINNFQHSKADFLKDSIIGTLVIPDKGDLAHREICFAWHMKKDSLVFVDNTQTVSGIIEEMEQAQTVEKLHLGYFFYEFLEFLIRDETRFLQEYEEGMTKLEEELMQYDGEDISKSILKIRKELLRLHSYYNQMIDMCETMSENYNEMLSRDSCRLFHQFSGRMSRILANAQNLREYSLQIRELYQTQIQMRQNKVMQLLTVVTTIFMPLTLLTGWYGMNFDRMPELHWELGYAVVIGISVILVTVEIWYFKKKGWFL, encoded by the coding sequence ATGCGTTATCGTCTGAACCGGCAGATTATAAAGCTGCGCCCGGAGGAGAAAACAGCCGAGGGTGAAGCTCTGATTGAAGTATTGACAAAAGAAGAATATGAACAGCAGATGACAGCCGGCCATGAAGACCGGTTGTTTTTGCAGAGTATTAATAATTTTCAGCACAGCAAGGCTGATTTTTTAAAAGACAGTATCATTGGTACGCTGGTAATTCCGGATAAAGGGGACCTGGCACACAGAGAAATCTGTTTTGCATGGCATATGAAAAAGGACAGTCTGGTGTTTGTGGATAACACTCAGACCGTGTCTGGAATTATAGAGGAAATGGAACAGGCCCAGACTGTTGAAAAACTTCATCTGGGATACTTTTTTTATGAGTTTCTTGAGTTTCTGATCCGTGATGAAACCCGTTTTCTTCAGGAGTATGAAGAAGGAATGACTAAGCTGGAAGAAGAGCTGATGCAGTATGACGGGGAGGATATCTCCAAATCTATATTAAAGATCAGAAAAGAACTTCTTCGTCTTCATTCATATTACAATCAGATGATTGATATGTGCGAGACTATGAGCGAGAATTATAATGAGATGCTTTCCAGAGATTCGTGCAGGCTGTTTCATCAGTTTTCCGGGAGGATGTCACGGATACTGGCAAATGCACAGAATCTGAGAGAGTATTCACTGCAGATACGTGAACTGTATCAGACACAGATTCAAATGCGTCAGAATAAAGTGATGCAGCTTTTGACGGTTGTCACGACGATCTTCATGCCGCTGACCCTGCTCACAGGCTGGTATGGCATGAACTTTGACAGGATGCCGGAGCTGCACTGGGAGCTTGGGTATGCAGTGGTTATCGGTATATCCGTTATTCTGGTGACTGTGGAGATCTGGTACTTTAAGAAAAAGGGCTGGTTTTTATAA